From Demequina capsici:
GGCGGCTGGACCTGGGTCTCGGCTCCGGCGCGTTCTGGGAGGCCATCGAGGCGATGGGCGAGCCGCGGCTCACCCCGGGCCAGGCAGTCGACGCCCTCGAGGAGGCGATCGACCTCATGCGCGGGCTCTGGTCGCCGCATGAAGGAGGCGGTCTGCGCGGAGGTGGCCGCTATCCCGTTGCCGGCGCCAAGCGGGGCCCGATGCCCGCGCACCGCATCCCGCTGTGGATCGGCGCGTACAAGCCGCGGATGCTCCGCCTTACCGGACGCAAGGGCGACGGCTGGCTCCCGAGCCTCGCGTACGTCCCCTCAGGCGACTTCACCGAGCAGAGCGCCCGCATCGACGACGCGGCCACAGGTGCGGACCGCGACCCTGCGGAGATCACCCGCCTTCTCAACATCTCCGGGCGCGAGCCCGCGTCGCAGCTGCTGGATCTCGCGGTCGCGCACGGCTTCTCCACGTTCGTCGTGGCCGCCGACGACCCGTCGTCCCTGGCCCGGTTCATCGAGGAGACGGCCCCGACGGTCTGCGCCGGGCTGGCAGACGAGCGCCGGAACCGTGGCACGGCAGCGAACCAGGGGCGATCCCGCACGGCGATCGCCTCGCGGCGACCTGGCATCGCGTACGACGACGTGCCCGAGTCGTTGCGCTCGACGGCGGTGGAGCCTGGCGACTTCGCCTACCCGACCGTCCGGTCGACCTACATGCGCGCAGGCGCACCCGGCCTGGTGCTGAGGCCGCGCGACGCCTCACAGGTGAGCGACGCCGTCGTCTTCGCGGGCCGCCACCGGGCCCTTCCCCTCGGTATCCGCAGCGGCGGCCACGGCATCAGCGGCCGCAGCACGAACGACGGCGGGCTCGTGATCGACCTCGGCGCCCTCGACACGATCGAGGTGGTCGACGAGGCGGCTCGCCGGGTGCGCGTCGGCGCCGGCGCCCGCTGGCAGGAGGTCGCGCGAGCGCTCGAGCCTCACGGCTGGGCGATCTCGAGCGGAGATTACGGAGGCGTCGGCGTCGGGGGCCTCGCCACTGCGGGCGGCGTGGGCTTCCTGGGCCGCGAGCACGGCCTGACCATCGACCACGTCGTCGCCGCCGACGTGGTGCTCGCCGACGGACGTCCGTTGCACGCGTCCGCCACCGAGGAGCCCGAGCTGTTCTGGGCGCTGCGCGGGGCCGGCGCCAGCATGGGCATCGTCACCGCCGTCGAGCTCGAGGCGCAGCCTGTCGGCCAGGTGGGATGGGTGCAGCTCGCCTTCGACGCGTCGGACACGGCAGGCTTCCTGGCACGCTACGCCGAGGCCACGGAGGCCGCGCCGCGCGACACGACCCTCTTCCTGATGGCCGGAGCGCCGCGCGCGGGTCAGCCGCCGGTCGTCCAGCTGTACGGGGTGGTCGACTCGAGCGACCCGGACACGATCATCGAGCGGGTCATGCCGTTCGCACAGATCGCGCCGCTGCTCGACCAGTCGATCCAGCTCGGCTCGTACGCCGACGTCATCGCGAACGCGCCCGACACCCCTCACCAGGGTCAGGGCGAGCCCGCCTTCAGGTCGGGCCTGCTCCCCGAGCTCGGTGAGGACGCCGCGGGGCTCGCCGCCGCACTCCTGGCGTCCGGGACGACGCCCTGGTTCCAGATCCGGCCCGTCGGCGGCGCCATCGCGGACGTGCCTGCGGACGCTACGGCCTATGCCCACCGTGACGCCCTGTACTCGCTGACGGCCATCGGCGGCTCCGCACGATTCGACGCTCTCTGGGAGCGACTGGCCGAACGGTTCGACGGCCTCTACCTGAGCTTCGAGTCACGGCAGGATCCCGCGCTCGTCGCGTCGGCGTTCCCTGCGCCGACGCTGGCGCGGCTCCGCGAGGTCAAGCGGCGCTACGACCGGGAGAACCTGTTCCACGACAACTTCCCTCTGCTGGGCTGACCCGCAGAGCCCAGGCCCGTCGACGATCGTCCAAGTCAGGCCCAAGGTCCCCTGTCGGAGGCCTCTACGAGGACGAACGGGCGGACGAGGCGCACGACGCAGGGAAGCGGCAGCCCTGCCGCTCGTCTCGCCGATCGAGGGGGTTGCTCACCATGCTGAGCTTCCGTGCACAGATCATGTTGGGTGCGTTCGCGACCGCTGCGGCCGCAGCTGCAGGAGCAGGGGTGGCGGTCCATGCGGTCCATGCGTCACAGGCCGCGCCCGCGTGGGCGGTGCCGACGATCCTGGCGCTCGGCGCAGTCGCCGTCGTGCTTGCGCTGGTCTCCGCGGCCTGGCTGGGCGGCCGCGTCGCCGCTCCCATGAAGGAGCTCGCAGGCCTCCTTGCACACGCGGGAGCCGGCGACCTGACAGGGCGGGCGGGCGGCACCGGCGGGAGCGTGGTCGGGCCGCTCGCGGCCGACTTCAACCGCATGGCCGACGCCTTCGGCAACGGCCTCGGTGCCATCGGTGAGGACGTGCTCGCCTTGTCCGCCGCCATGGAGGAGCTGTCCGTGGCCACCTCCCAGATCGCGGCGGGCGTCTCCGGGTCCTCCCAGGAGGCAGGCATGGTCGCCGCAGCCGCGCAGCAGGTGTCGACCAGCGCCCAGGCAGTCGCCACCGCGACAGAGCAGATGTCCGCATCGATCCGCGAGATCGCCACGAGCACCAGCGCGGGCGCGGCGGTCGCTGCCGAGGCCGTCGGCGCCGTCGAGAGCGCCAGCGCGACCGTCACCACGCTGGGCGAGTCGTCCACGCAGATCGGCGAGGTCGTGAAGCTCATCACCCAGATCGCCGAGCAGACCAACCTGCTGGCCCTCAACGCCACCATCGAGGCTGCCCGCGCAGGCGAGGCGGGCAAGGGGTTCGCCGTCGTC
This genomic window contains:
- a CDS encoding methyl-accepting chemotaxis protein — its product is MLSFRAQIMLGAFATAAAAAAGAGVAVHAVHASQAAPAWAVPTILALGAVAVVLALVSAAWLGGRVAAPMKELAGLLAHAGAGDLTGRAGGTGGSVVGPLAADFNRMADAFGNGLGAIGEDVLALSAAMEELSVATSQIAAGVSGSSQEAGMVAAAAQQVSTSAQAVATATEQMSASIREIATSTSAGAAVAAEAVGAVESASATVTTLGESSTQIGEVVKLITQIAEQTNLLALNATIEAARAGEAGKGFAVVASEVKDLAQATAKATEDIGARIEAIQTDVDSAATAIGRITGVIDQVSESQAAVATALEEQTAVTEEMTRSVTEAAAGAEQIAASISRIADAASASSDAVTDTTAAQSDVARMTDELTDLLARFQFVAPHDEDVPVARQITKAIGAHGAWKKRLNAAVGAGRHNEDVATVGRDDRCAFGRWLHSGGVTDSAGLLSTAKAQHAAFHRAAADVLRQLDAGRKAEARTALQPGGSFAEASRVLTATMIEWRRHVV
- a CDS encoding LLM class flavin-dependent oxidoreductase — protein: MDYGHPLRFGTFITPTNASPQQPVRLAQLSERLGYDLVTFQDHPYQPSFHDTWTLLSYVAASTERIHLAPNVLNLPLRQPLVAARAAASLDLLSGGRLDLGLGSGAFWEAIEAMGEPRLTPGQAVDALEEAIDLMRGLWSPHEGGGLRGGGRYPVAGAKRGPMPAHRIPLWIGAYKPRMLRLTGRKGDGWLPSLAYVPSGDFTEQSARIDDAATGADRDPAEITRLLNISGREPASQLLDLAVAHGFSTFVVAADDPSSLARFIEETAPTVCAGLADERRNRGTAANQGRSRTAIASRRPGIAYDDVPESLRSTAVEPGDFAYPTVRSTYMRAGAPGLVLRPRDASQVSDAVVFAGRHRALPLGIRSGGHGISGRSTNDGGLVIDLGALDTIEVVDEAARRVRVGAGARWQEVARALEPHGWAISSGDYGGVGVGGLATAGGVGFLGREHGLTIDHVVAADVVLADGRPLHASATEEPELFWALRGAGASMGIVTAVELEAQPVGQVGWVQLAFDASDTAGFLARYAEATEAAPRDTTLFLMAGAPRAGQPPVVQLYGVVDSSDPDTIIERVMPFAQIAPLLDQSIQLGSYADVIANAPDTPHQGQGEPAFRSGLLPELGEDAAGLAAALLASGTTPWFQIRPVGGAIADVPADATAYAHRDALYSLTAIGGSARFDALWERLAERFDGLYLSFESRQDPALVASAFPAPTLARLREVKRRYDRENLFHDNFPLLG